A region of the Pseudomonadota bacterium genome:
TCTACGGTGTTATCCCGCTCGATAGCATGGAAGAATTACGGGACAAAACAAAAGCCCTTGATGAGGGGATGGGTGAGATAGGTGCATCTTTAGAAAGGCCGTTCTTAACACTCCAGACAATTCCTTTCACAGGTCTTCCTTTTTTGAGGATAACAGACAAGGGGCTTGTGGATATTAAAAGTAAAAAACTGGTACCGTTGTTTTTAGCATAGAGCATAGAGGAAATTATGGTTTTTCCTATCCGCTATGTGCTAAAAGCTGATTTTATTTTCCTTTCCCTCCAGGAGCCTCTTTATATTGTCTCTGTGTTTTATGAATATCAAAACACCTATGATAAATGAAAGATAGATGTATGCCTGCGGTACCTTTAATATGTAGAGGGTAAGTGGCATAATCCCAGTACCGGCAAGGGAACCGAGGGAAACATAACGCCATTTGAGAAGAACGAGTATAAAGATGATGGCATTTATTAATATTGCGAGAGGGCTGATTGCAAGGTAAACACCGAGGGCCGTTGCAACGCCCTTGCCGCCTTTAAACTTTAAAAATACAGGGTAGAGATGACCGAGGAAAGAAGCAATCCCTATGGCTGTTATGAGCATTTTTGGTTCCTCGTAATACACTGCCAATATGGTTGGAACAAAACCTTTTGTGATATCACCTAAAAGTGTAATTATGCCTATAGTCTTCCCCGCCGCCCTCATCACATTGGTAGCCCCTATGTTTCCACTGCCAATTTTTCTTGGGTCCTTGCCTTTTAATTTTGAAAGGATTACGCCTATCGGTATTGAGCCAATAAGATATGAGATTGTTATATAGAGCACACTTGTGAACATTGTTTTAAGGATATTTTAAACAGGGTGTATTGTCAACGACTAACTTATACCTGTAAGGGTTCAAGGGGTCGAGGATTCAAGGATTCAAGCGTTTAACTCCGAACTTATAACTACAGACCTTTTTTTATTTTCCCTCGTCCGAGCGGGGCGGTCGTCCCCCGTGCTTTGAATATTTAAATTCTATTGACATTCAGTGCCCAAGCGAGTAAACTTCATACTTTCAGTAAAGGAATTGGAGGCACAAATGGCAAGGGTATGTGAGATATGTGGGAAGGGTAAGCAGATTGGCAATAATGTGAGTCACGCAAATAACAAGACAAAAAGGGAGTGGCTTCCTAATTTACAGAGTGTGCATGTAATCCAGAACGGTGTCAAAAAAAGAATAAAAGTTTGCACCAAATGTATCAAAAAGGGCAGCATTCAGAAAGCCCTCTCCTGTCGGGATAGGTCATTACCTGGGCACTGATGATGTTTACCTTATTTGAAGATATTATCGTGCTGATTTCAGAAAGGAGACCCTTTTTGTCTTCCCCGGACACCTTCAACCTTACTGGATATGTGAAATCTTTGTTCAATTCCCATGAGACCTTGACCTTCCTCTGTTCATCATAGGTGTGGACATTTGGACAATCTTCTACATGTATGGTTAACCCTCTCCCCCTTGTGATGAAGCCGAAAACTTTGTCCCCTGGTATTGGGTTGCAGCACTTGGCAAATCTGACAACCACTCCATCAATACCTTCTATCTTAATGGCGCT
Encoded here:
- the rpmB gene encoding 50S ribosomal protein L28, coding for MARVCEICGKGKQIGNNVSHANNKTKREWLPNLQSVHVIQNGVKKRIKVCTKCIKKGSIQKALSCRDRSLPGH
- the plsY gene encoding glycerol-3-phosphate 1-O-acyltransferase PlsY, which translates into the protein MFTSVLYITISYLIGSIPIGVILSKLKGKDPRKIGSGNIGATNVMRAAGKTIGIITLLGDITKGFVPTILAVYYEEPKMLITAIGIASFLGHLYPVFLKFKGGKGVATALGVYLAISPLAILINAIIFILVLLKWRYVSLGSLAGTGIMPLTLYILKVPQAYIYLSFIIGVLIFIKHRDNIKRLLEGKENKISF